One Microplitis mediator isolate UGA2020A chromosome 3, iyMicMedi2.1, whole genome shotgun sequence DNA segment encodes these proteins:
- the LOC130666046 gene encoding 39S ribosomal protein L33, mitochondrial encodes MFLTGLSFAKKAKSKHVLMMVESLVSGHKINRIRERLADKLEFMFFDPYVQQEVMYREKKKLCNIYRLKETSKPYPVRKKHYWES; translated from the exons ATGTTTCTCACAGGTTTATCATTTGCTAAAAAAGCCAAAAGCAA ACATGTTTTAATGATGGTGGAAAGTTTAGTGAGTGGACATAAGATAAATAGAATTCGTGAAAGACTTGCCGATAAATTGGAATTCATGTTCTTCGATCCCTATG ttcaGCAAGAAGTAAtgtacagagaaaaaaaaaagctttgtaatatatatagattgaAAGAGACATCAAAACCATATCCTGTCCGTAAGAAGCATTATTGggaatcttaa